From one Planococcus citri chromosome 3, ihPlaCitr1.1, whole genome shotgun sequence genomic stretch:
- the Naa60 gene encoding N-alpha-acetyltransferase 60, translated as MAPLRWYHNSNSEASSKPIVTNITNLQLRFLCPADIRDVWTLCSECFPIEYPHSWYEEITSNPKFYSLAALHEGKIVGIIVAEIKEYIRLSQEDRDIISPCLGSATEVGYILSLAVNRNYRRNGVASLLLDNLIAIFTTKEYSCCKAIFLHVLTTNTAAIRFYERKNFRLHTFLPYYYFIRGKCKDGFTYVLYINGGHPPRNGFFENIKYTLRLAYESEAALWAWEKCFWIFQWMLPGTRRIVVDNSTAIVMQYS; from the exons ATGGCTCCGCTCCGGTG GTATCACAATTCCAATAGTGAAGCATCTTCCAAACCAATTGTAACCAATATCACTAATTTACAGTTGAGGTTTCTATGCCCAGCTGATATCAGAGAT gtatGGACACTATGCTCCGAGTGCTTCCCAATTGAGTATCCACATTCGTGGTACGAAGAAATCACATCCAATCCAAAGTTTTATTCTTTAGCTGCACTTCACGAAGGTAAAATCGTCGGTATAATCGTTGCTGAAATCAAAGAATACATACGATTAAGTCAAGAG GACAGGGATATTATTTCACCGTGTTTGGGTAGTGCCACCGAAGTCGGCTATATATTAAGTTTGGCTGTGAACAGAAACTATCGACGTAACGGAGTAGCCTCTCTATTACTGGATAATCTAATAGCGATTTTCACCACCAAGGAGTATTCTTGTTGCAAAGCTATATTTCTTCACGTATTGACGACGAACACAGCAGCAATAAGATTCTACGAGCGTAAAaattttag GTTACATACATTTTTGCCATATTATTACTTCATTCGAGGAAAATGTAAGGATGGATTTACCTACGTGCTGTATATTAATGGAGGACATCCGCCTCGAAACGGTTTTTT tgaaaatataaaatatacgCTCAGGTTGGCTTACGAATCAGAAGCTGCGTTATGGGCTTgggaaaaatgtttttggatttttcagtgGATGTTACCAGGAACAAGGCGCATCGTTGTGGATAACAGTACCGCTATTGTTATGCAATATTCTTGA
- the Aptx gene encoding aprataxin yields MLKTYINTMWTLGLLKTMKDPKYVVYSDHKIVMIKDVYPKAKHHYLVISHEDLAGIKDVKSKHIPLLEYMEQKAKDYVTKNAAGIEFKYGYHSKPSMHRLHLHVISTDMQSPSLKTKKHWNSFTTKFFLISKDVIRELKSEGKIKLPDATECERLLNQDLKCHKCGIALANMPKLKDHILTH; encoded by the exons ATGCTAAAAACTTACATAAACACGATGTGGACTTTAGGGTTATTGAAAACTATGAAAGATCCGAAATATGTGGTGTATTCCGATCATAAGATTGTTATGATAAAGGATGTCTACCCTAAAGCGAAACATCACTACTTGGTTATTTCTCATGAAGATCTCGCCGGCATAAAGGATGTAAAATCCAAGCATATTCCATTGCTAGAATATATGGAACAGAAAGCGAAGGATTATGTTACGAAGAATGCTGCTGGTATCGAGTTCAA ATATGGATATCATTCTAAGCCTTCCATGCATAGATTACATCTTCACGTCATCAGCACTGATATGCAGAGTCCATCCCTCAAAACTAAAAAGCATTGGAACTCATTTactaccaaattttttttgatctctAAAG ATGTAATCAGAGAACTAAAATCTGAAGGTAAAATCAAACTTCCCGATGCTACCGAATGTGAAAGACTTCTCAATCAAGATTTAAAATGTCACAAATGTGGTATCGCTTTGGCTAATATGCCGAAATTGAAAGATCACATTTTAACTCACTAA